A single region of the Anoplolepis gracilipes chromosome 1, ASM4749672v1, whole genome shotgun sequence genome encodes:
- the LOC140663473 gene encoding uncharacterized protein, with protein MTVKLKLKDVKDKLKENSLDLSLCELEEVPVREIVSLRKVTNLNLSTNLLVSLPTTFVTLKQIIKLDLSRNMLVELPENFGEMIQLKYLDLYANKISRLPLSLSELKNLRWLDLKENPLTEAVASVAGPCSNIHECQACARNIVTYLSTVKLVIEEERLRRLNNTGETEKEMTSTKKENKKKKKKNAEKESKLNENKTDLQNKSFKNNSDNVKLTELLSDNMCTHKSHKSTRAGLYQSLTCVIVWFFIISSLLTTTLIILSGHYKQETDMFLQSAQTLSGLPLKHYYKHTTDLLQHVIKVMTAQIKIIVDVVNDFCKTEFKNNINTAGKEL; from the exons ATGACTGTCAAATTAAAGTTGAAAGATGTAAAGGATAAATTGAAGGAGAATAGTCTGGATCTTAGCTTGTGTGAGCTAGAAGAAGTGCCTGTGCGAGAAATC GTATCTCTTAGAAaagttacaaatttaaatctatCAACCAATCTTTTGGTTTCATTACCG ACCACTTTTGTtactttaaaacaaattataaaattggatCTTAGCAGAAACATGTTGGTTGAACTTCCAGAAAATTTTGGTGAAatgatacaattaaaatatttggatTTATATGCTAAtaag ATTAGCAGACTACCTTTGAGTCTAAGTGAACTAAAGAATTTAAGATGGTTGGATTTGAAAGAGAACCCTTTGACTGAAGCTGTAGCCAGTGTTGCAGGACCATGTAGTAATATACATGAATGTCAAGCATGTGCTCGTAATATTGTTACTTATTTATCTACTGTTAAACTTGTCATAGAAGAAGAGAGGTTACGTAGATTAAATAACACag gtGAAACAGAAAAGGAGATGACAAGTACAAAGAaggagaacaaaaaaaaaaagaagaagaatgcGGAAAAAGAGTCCAAgctaaatgaaaataaaactgattTACAAAACAAGAGCTTTAAAAACAATAgcgataatgtaaaattaacagaATTACTGTCTGATAATATGTGTACACATAAATCACATAAATCCACAC GCGCTGGGTTATATCAATCTCTTACTTGTGTGATTGTATGGTTCTTCATAATTAGCTCATTACTCACTAcaacattaataattctttcagGACATTATAAACAAGAAACAGATATGTTTCTACAGAGTGCACAAACACTATCAGGTTTaccattaaaacattattataagcATACTACAGATTTGTTGCaacatgtaataaaagtaatgactgcacaaattaaaataatcgttGATGTTGTAAacgatttttgtaaaacagaattcaaaaataatataaatactgcAGGAAAAGAATTATAG
- the Arp3 gene encoding actin-related protein 3 isoform X1, with protein sequence MLGRLPACVIDVGTGYTKLGFAGNKEPQLTIPSAIAIKETAKVGDNNARRITKGVEDLDAYIGDEAFEATGYSVKYPVRHGLVEDWDLMEKFLQQCIFKYLRSEPEDHYFLLTEPPLNTPENREYTAEIMFESFNVPGLYIAVQAVLALAASWTAKNVEDRTLTGVVVDSGDGVTHVIPVAEGFVIGSCIKHIPIAGRDITYFIQSLLREREIGIPPEQSLETAKSIKEKYCYICPDISKEFAKYDSDPTKIKKYEGINNITKNPFVVDVGYERFLGPEIFFHPEFSNPDFTTPLNEIVDDVIQNCPIDVRRPLYSNIVLSGGSTMFKDFGRRLQRDIKKIVDTRLKLSETLSGSHITPKPIDVRVISHHKQRCAVWYGGALLASDPEFYTVCHTKKAYQEYGPGICRYNPVFHSMV encoded by the exons ATGCTTGGACGTCTACCTGCGTGCGTCATCGACGTAGGCACAGG GTACACGAAATTAGGATTTGCTGGCAATAAAGAGCCTCAATTGACCATACCTTCGGCGATTGCCATCAAAGAAACGGCTAAAGTTGGCGACAACAATGCTAGAAGGATCACTAAGGGTGTGGAGGACTTGGATGCCTACATCGGGGATGAGGCTTTTGAAGCCACTGGATATTCAGTTAAA TATCCTGTAAGACATGGATTAGTGGAGGATTGGGACCTGATGGAGAAATTTTTACAGCAATGCATTTTCAAATATCTCAGATCAGAGCCCGAAGATCATTACTTTCTTTTAACAGAACCTCCCTTGAACACTCCAGAAAATCGAGAATATACAGCAGAAATTATGTTTGAGTCATTCAATGTACCAGGACTTTATATAGCTGTACAAGCTGTTCTTGCTTTAGCAGCTTCATGGACAGCTAAGAATGTAGAAGATCGTACCTTAACGGGCGTTGTTGTTGATAGTGGAGATGGTGTAACTCACGTAATTCCagta GCAGAAGGTTTTGTTATAGGAAGTTGTATAAAGCACATTCCTATTGCTGGTCGTGATATTACCtattttatacaaagtttGTTGAGAGAACGAGAGATTGGAATACCACCTGAACAATCATTAGAAACAGCCAAGtcaattaaagagaaatattgttacatatgTCCGGATATATCGAAAGAATTCGCTAAATACGACAGTGATCCtacaaagattaaaaaatatgaaggtattaacaatattaccAAGAATCCTTTTGTCGTGGACGTCGGATATGAAAGGTTTCTTGGACCGGAGATATTTTTCCATCCTGAA TTTTCTAATCCGGACTTTACCACGCCACTCAATGAAATTGTCGATGACGTAATTCAAAACTGCCCAATCGACGTCAGAAGACCATTGTAtagtaatattgttttatcagGCGGCTCTACCATGTTTAAGGATTTTGGTAGGCGACTGCAACGTGACATAAAGAAGATCGTCGACACGCGACTCAAGCTTAGTGAAACATTAAGTGGCAGCCATATTACG CCAAAACCAATAGACGTTCGTGTGATATCGCATCACAAGCAGCGTTGCGCAGTATGGTATGGCGGCGCGTTACTGGCAAGTGATCCAGAATTCTACACAGTTTGTCATACAAAGAAGGCTTACCAAGAATATGGTCCTGGAATCTGTCGTTACAATCCTGTGTTTCACAGTATGGTTTAA
- the Arp3 gene encoding actin-related protein 3 isoform X2, translated as MYTKLGFAGNKEPQLTIPSAIAIKETAKVGDNNARRITKGVEDLDAYIGDEAFEATGYSVKYPVRHGLVEDWDLMEKFLQQCIFKYLRSEPEDHYFLLTEPPLNTPENREYTAEIMFESFNVPGLYIAVQAVLALAASWTAKNVEDRTLTGVVVDSGDGVTHVIPVAEGFVIGSCIKHIPIAGRDITYFIQSLLREREIGIPPEQSLETAKSIKEKYCYICPDISKEFAKYDSDPTKIKKYEGINNITKNPFVVDVGYERFLGPEIFFHPEFSNPDFTTPLNEIVDDVIQNCPIDVRRPLYSNIVLSGGSTMFKDFGRRLQRDIKKIVDTRLKLSETLSGSHITPKPIDVRVISHHKQRCAVWYGGALLASDPEFYTVCHTKKAYQEYGPGICRYNPVFHSMV; from the exons at GTACACGAAATTAGGATTTGCTGGCAATAAAGAGCCTCAATTGACCATACCTTCGGCGATTGCCATCAAAGAAACGGCTAAAGTTGGCGACAACAATGCTAGAAGGATCACTAAGGGTGTGGAGGACTTGGATGCCTACATCGGGGATGAGGCTTTTGAAGCCACTGGATATTCAGTTAAA TATCCTGTAAGACATGGATTAGTGGAGGATTGGGACCTGATGGAGAAATTTTTACAGCAATGCATTTTCAAATATCTCAGATCAGAGCCCGAAGATCATTACTTTCTTTTAACAGAACCTCCCTTGAACACTCCAGAAAATCGAGAATATACAGCAGAAATTATGTTTGAGTCATTCAATGTACCAGGACTTTATATAGCTGTACAAGCTGTTCTTGCTTTAGCAGCTTCATGGACAGCTAAGAATGTAGAAGATCGTACCTTAACGGGCGTTGTTGTTGATAGTGGAGATGGTGTAACTCACGTAATTCCagta GCAGAAGGTTTTGTTATAGGAAGTTGTATAAAGCACATTCCTATTGCTGGTCGTGATATTACCtattttatacaaagtttGTTGAGAGAACGAGAGATTGGAATACCACCTGAACAATCATTAGAAACAGCCAAGtcaattaaagagaaatattgttacatatgTCCGGATATATCGAAAGAATTCGCTAAATACGACAGTGATCCtacaaagattaaaaaatatgaaggtattaacaatattaccAAGAATCCTTTTGTCGTGGACGTCGGATATGAAAGGTTTCTTGGACCGGAGATATTTTTCCATCCTGAA TTTTCTAATCCGGACTTTACCACGCCACTCAATGAAATTGTCGATGACGTAATTCAAAACTGCCCAATCGACGTCAGAAGACCATTGTAtagtaatattgttttatcagGCGGCTCTACCATGTTTAAGGATTTTGGTAGGCGACTGCAACGTGACATAAAGAAGATCGTCGACACGCGACTCAAGCTTAGTGAAACATTAAGTGGCAGCCATATTACG CCAAAACCAATAGACGTTCGTGTGATATCGCATCACAAGCAGCGTTGCGCAGTATGGTATGGCGGCGCGTTACTGGCAAGTGATCCAGAATTCTACACAGTTTGTCATACAAAGAAGGCTTACCAAGAATATGGTCCTGGAATCTGTCGTTACAATCCTGTGTTTCACAGTATGGTTTAA